The Nodosilinea sp. PGN35 genomic interval CCGCCGCAGGTGGCGCAGTGGACTTCGATACGGGTCATAAAGAAGGAGCGATCGGTGGTAGTGGCAATCGCCCCCTCAATGGGCGCGTAGAAACTGGGCCAGCCGGTGCCGCTGTTGAACTTGGTGTCGGAGGTGAACAGCGGGGTGCCGCAGCCCGAGCACTTAAAGACACCGGGTTCGTAGACCTTGTCGAGGGGGCTAGAGCCGGCTCGCTCGGTGCCGTGCTGGCGCAGTACCCGAAACTGCTCCGGGGTGAGCTGCTCGCGCCATTCTTGCTCAGTTTTGTTGACGGTAAATTGCTCGTTGGAGGTGGCCATAGTATCCAGTTGGTGGGAGAAAACTTCAGCGGTAAAATTGCTTAAAAGCCAGGTGCCGCCGACAACGGCGGTGCCCGCTTCCAGTAGCCTGCGTCGCTTCATGGCGTTAACGGTAGGGGAGCATAAGGTCTGACCAGGGCCAGTCGTGCGGTGGGCAAAACCTCGTTTTATTTAACTTAACGTATCTCTCCGCAGCCCCGCTGATAGGCCCCTGAGAATTTTGCTCGATTCCCCTGAATTCGCTTTCTTTAGTAGGCTAGAACTACGACTGCTTTTTCCCTAGGGATTACCACAAAGCCTCGATGTCAGCCCTCACCCCTGCCTCTTCTCTGCACCACCGCCGCGACCAGGCCTGGCCTTTTTGGCCCCTGGTGCCCCTCTACCCCTATGGCCAGCGGCCCACCCAGCGGGTCGAGGTGGTCAAAGACCAGGTGTGGACGTTTGAGCAGTTCCAGGGCATTTTTTACGTGGTGGT includes:
- the msrB gene encoding peptide-methionine (R)-S-oxide reductase MsrB; protein product: MKRRRLLEAGTAVVGGTWLLSNFTAEVFSHQLDTMATSNEQFTVNKTEQEWREQLTPEQFRVLRQHGTERAGSSPLDKVYEPGVFKCSGCGTPLFTSDTKFNSGTGWPSFYAPIEGAIATTTDRSFFMTRIEVHCATCGGHLGHVFPDGPAPTGQRYCMNGVSLEFVPEQA